A single region of the Plutella xylostella chromosome 26, ilPluXylo3.1, whole genome shotgun sequence genome encodes:
- the LOC105398824 gene encoding nicotinamide/nicotinic acid mononucleotide adenylyltransferase 3 isoform X3, which translates to MTQGKVVLMACGSFSPPTYMHLRMFEIARDHINSSGMETVVGGIMSPVHDAYGKKDLVTANHRIAMLKLALKSSDWIKVSEWETRQSGWTRTRLSLAYHQDALNNYSLYQNNSEGCMSWMPDDILNVNNMNGLDEPDNYQSLNGNPPSPDARGARGARGVAVRLLCGADLLESSATPGLWADDDIEAIVGRHGLVVITRSGSNPDKFIYDSDLLYKHRRNITLITNHIPNEVSSTVLRRLVRRGHSARYLTADPVLEYIRVHALYSPPPTHTEYNLLHDMIAKYDQKLPQDTIMTSPEEANFKNILISIRDKPHIVDETITVKKPRKTHYLLPYTHTDFVSPIDSKPKQAFIDKVPATYVPGKAVKIVSEKSHDEKGGGPCAL; encoded by the exons ATGACGCAAGGAAAAGTAGTTTTAATGGCTTGCGGCAGTTTCAGCCCTCCAACCTACATGCACTTGCGAATGTTCG AAATAGCGAGAGACCACATAAACTCCTCGGGAATGGAGACAGTGGTTGGAGGGATCATGTCTCCCGTACATGATGCCTATGGGAAGAAAGACCTAGTCACTGCTAATCATAG GATAGCGATGCTGAAGCTGGCTCTCAAGTCCTCGGACTGGATCAAGGTGTCGGAGTGGGAGACCAGGCAGTCGGGCTGGACCAGGACCCGGCTGTCGCTGGCCTACCATCAG GATGCCCTCAACAATTACAGCCTCTACCAGAACAACTCTGAAGGCTGTATGTCGTGGATGCCGGATGATATCCTCAATGTTAATAACATGAATGG TCTCGACGAGCCAGACAACTACCAGTCCCTAAACGGCAACCCCCCGTCCCCGgacgcgcggggg gcgcggggggcgcggggggtcGCCGTGCGGCTGCTCTGCGGCGCCGACCTGCTGGAGAGCTCCGCGACCCCCGGCCTGTGGGCCGACGACGAT ATAGAGGCGATAGTCGGTCGGCACGGGTTAGTCGTCATCACTCGTAGTGGCAGCAACCCAGACAAGTTTATCTACGACTCGGATCTCCTCTACAAACATAGG CGCAACATAACCCTAATAACCAACCACATCCCCAACGAGGTCAGCTCAACTGTCCTACGCCGGCTCGTGCGCCGCGGCCACAGCGCGCGCTACCTGACCGCCGACCCCGTGCTCGAGTACATCCGAGTACACGCGCTGTACTCACCGCCGCCGACCCACAC TGAGTACAATCTACTACACGACATGATCGCTAAATACGACCAAAAGTTACCCCAAGACACCATCATGACGTCTCCAGAAGAAGCCAACTTCAAAAACATACTCATATCCATCAGAGACAAACCCCACATCGTAGATGAGACCATAACGGTCAAGAAACCACGTAAAACTCACTATCTTCTACCCTACACACATACAGACTTCGTCAGCCCTATTGATAGCAAGCCGAAACAGGCTTTTATTGATAAAGTCCCGGCCACATACGTCCCCGGGAAAGCAGTGAAGATTGTGAGCGAAAAATCGCACGACGAAAAG
- the LOC105379989 gene encoding 3-oxoacyl-[acyl-carrier-protein] reductase FabG-like produces MSFKDKVVIVTGASSGIGAATAVELCRQGAAVVLAARNPGKLAAVRARCAAAGPPPLLLPTDLVNEADLRNLVDKTVEKYGRIDILINNAGFGAKVPFESADAMKVFDEIVGLNLRAVVQLTHLTLPHLIKSKGNIVNISSVAALKNIQDSFAYCTAKAGLDHFSRCIASELAPKGVRVNVVNPGPVRTDFVENMGVNEVGKFYENIGEMMPLKRVSEPEEITDVILFLASEKARGVTGASWVTDDGYMIK; encoded by the coding sequence ATGAGTTTCAAAGACAAGGTGGTGATAGTGACCGGCGCCAGTTCGGGCATCGGGGCGGCCACCGCCGTGGAGCTGTGTCGCCAGGGAGCGGCCGTGGTGCTGGCGGCGAGGAACCCGGGCAAGCTGGCGGCGGTGCGCGCgcgctgcgccgccgccggcccgccgccgctgctgctGCCCACAGACCTCGTCAATGAGGCTGATCTTAGGAACCTCGTTGATAAAACTGTGGAGAAATACGGGAGGATCGACATCTTAATCAACAATGCTGGTTTCGGCGCTAAAGTCCCGTTCGAATCCGCAGACGCGATGAAAGTTTTCGATGAAATCGTGGGTTTAAACCTGCGCGCTGTGGTCCAATTGACCCATCTGACACTGCCGCATTTGATCAAGAGCAAAGGTAACATCGTCAATATATCCAGCGTCGCTGCGCTGAAGAATATTCAAGACTCGTTCGCGTACTGCACCGCTAAGGCCGGCTTGGACCACTTCTCCCGCTGCATCGCGTCAGAACTGGCTCCTAAAGGGGTGAGAGTCAATGTGGTCAACCCGGGACCAGTGAGGACTGACTTCGTGGAGAATATGGGCGTTAATGAAGTCGGAAAATTCTACGAAAATATAGGAGAAATGATGCCGCTGAAGAGAGTGTCGGAGCCGGAAGAAATCACAgatgtaattttgtttttggcCAGTGAAAAAGCTAGGGGGGTCACTGGGGCCAGCTGGGTAACCGACGACGGGTACATGATCAAGTAA
- the LOC105398824 gene encoding nicotinamide/nicotinic acid mononucleotide adenylyltransferase 1 isoform X2 produces the protein MTQGKVVLMACGSFSPPTYMHLRMFEIARDHINSSGMETVVGGIMSPVHDAYGKKDLVTANHRIAMLKLALKSSDWIKVSEWETRQSGWTRTRLSLAYHQDALNNYSLYQNNSEGCMSWMPDDILNVNNMNGLDEPDNYQSLNGNPPSPDARGARGVAVRLLCGADLLESFATPGLWADDDIEAIVGRHGLVVITRSGSNPDKFIYDSDLLYKHRRNITLITNHIPNEVSSTVLRRLVRRGHSARYLTADPVLEYIRVHALYSPPPTHTEYNLLHDMIAKYDQKLPQDTIMTSPEEANFKNILISIRDKPHIVDETITVKKPRKTHYLLPYTHTDFVSPIDSKPKQAFIDKVPATYVPGKAVKIVSEKSHDEKVSFAESTYSSLDSYLSAKDDVDAELYKRRVSEGNVDAAVPKDTIKKRCSSSTIKKLTGKKNENIKKSRSEVSKLCEKMRNAKLREKDGRNYKTRSCNDIVRLVLTKHGIHVISDTEAIV, from the exons ATGACGCAAGGAAAAGTAGTTTTAATGGCTTGCGGCAGTTTCAGCCCTCCAACCTACATGCACTTGCGAATGTTCG AAATAGCGAGAGACCACATAAACTCCTCGGGAATGGAGACAGTGGTTGGAGGGATCATGTCTCCCGTACATGATGCCTATGGGAAGAAAGACCTAGTCACTGCTAATCATAG GATAGCGATGCTGAAGCTGGCTCTCAAGTCCTCGGACTGGATCAAGGTGTCGGAGTGGGAGACCAGGCAGTCGGGCTGGACCAGGACCCGGCTGTCGCTGGCCTACCATCAG GATGCCCTCAACAATTACAGCCTCTACCAGAACAACTCTGAAGGCTGTATGTCGTGGATGCCGGATGATATCCTCAATGTTAATAACATGAATGG TCTCGACGAGCCAGACAACTACCAGTCCCTAAACGGCAACCCCCCGTCCCCGgacgcgcggggggcgcggggggtcGCCGTGCGGCTGCTCTGCGGCGCCGACCTGCTGGagagcttcgcgacccccggCCTGTGGGCCGATGATGAT ATAGAGGCGATAGTCGGTCGGCACGGGTTAGTCGTCATCACTCGTAGTGGCAGCAACCCAGACAAGTTTATCTACGACTCGGATCTCCTCTACAAACATAGG CGCAACATAACCCTAATAACCAACCACATCCCCAACGAGGTCAGCTCAACTGTCCTACGCCGGCTCGTGCGCCGCGGCCACAGCGCGCGCTACCTGACCGCCGACCCCGTGCTCGAGTACATCCGAGTACACGCGCTGTACTCACCGCCGCCGACCCACAC TGAGTACAATCTACTACACGACATGATCGCTAAATACGACCAAAAGTTACCCCAAGACACCATCATGACGTCTCCAGAAGAAGCCAACTTCAAAAACATACTCATATCCATCAGAGACAAACCCCACATCGTAGATGAGACCATAACGGTCAAGAAACCACGTAAAACTCACTATCTTCTACCCTACACACATACAGACTTCGTCAGCCCTATTGATAGCAAGCCGAAACAGGCTTTTATTGATAAAGTCCCGGCCACATACGTCCCCGGGAAAGCAGTGAAGATTGTGAGCGAAAAATCGCACGACGAAAAGGTGAGTTTCGCCGAAAGCACGTATTCGTCTTTGGACAGCTATTTGTCGGCGAAAGACGATGTCGATGCCGAATTGTACAAGCGTAGGGTGAGCGAGGGTAATGTGGACGCGGCCGTTCCAAAAGACACGATAAAAAAACGCTGTTCGTCATCAACTATTAAGAAACTCACGGGTAAAAAGAATGAGAATATCAAAAAGTCACGGTCGGAAGTGAGTAAGTTGTGCGAAAAGATGAGGAATGCTAAGTTGAGAGAGAAGGATGGCAGGAATTATAAGACGCGTAGTTGCAATGACATTGTCAGGTTGGTGCTGACGAAGCATGGCATACATGTCATTAGCGATACCGAGGCTATAGTTTAA
- the LOC105379988 gene encoding methionine--tRNA ligase, mitochondrial yields the protein MRLNIRLLAAVKQNFFITTPIFYVNAAPHIGHLYTALVADAVQRFEKLVHPDINVVFTTGTDEHGTKIQQAAAKANLPLPEYCTKISQEYKDLFKEYNIGYTDFVRTTEERHKTAVRHFWNKLKEDDYIYKASYAGWYSVNDEAFVPDAQVKDQNRDGEMVKVSLESGHTVEWTEETNYMFRLSAFKTHLQRWLKTDGLITPHKFQKQLQDMVAGDAYLPDISVSRPSSRVHWAIRVPDDDTQSIYVWLDALVNYLTVGGYPRPPAPLHPPDLHVLGKDILKFHGIYWPAFLMAIKWHPPRAILCHGHWTVDGAKMSKSLHNVVSPRDSEVGSEGLRYFLLSEHTLHSDANYSTTKLINTVNASLADTLGNLMSRCSGPALNPRGELPPPPPAAPAAARPLIDAVTELPEKCHHFYSNYQFYKAVDSVIEVLHMANLYFEEQKPWELRKRIECQKDLDDILHITMETLRVCGIILQPIIPELSTKLLDKLSVPKDERTWEHCEKMSWLETGAIREMRHIQSGKFVLFQRVYTDKDKKTAKEKKANV from the exons ATGCGGTTAAATATACGGCTGTTAGCAGCTGTAAAACAGAACTTTTTCATAACTACTCCCATATTTTATGTCAATGCAg CTCCGCACATAGGTCACCTATACACGGCGCTGGTTGCTGACGCAGTGCAGAGGTTCGAGAAGCTTGTGCATCCTGATATCAATGTTGTCTTTACCACAG GCACGGACGAGCATGGCACTAAGATCCAGCAAGCGGCAGCGAAGGCCAACCTGCCGCTACCGGAGTATTGCACCAAGATCTCTCAGGAGTACAAAGATCTGTTCAAGGAGTACAATATTGGGTACACAGACTTTGTGCGGACCACTGAGGAGAGACATAAGACTGCGGTTCGGCATTTTTGG AACAAGCTGAAAGAGGATGACTACATCTACAAGGCGAGCTACGCTGGCTGGTACAGTGTCAACGACGAGGCCTTTGTACCCGACGCGCAAGTGAAGGACCAAAACAGGGACGGGGAAATG GTGAAAGTGTCGCTAGAGTCCGGTCATACCGTGGAATGGACGGAGGAGACGAACTACATGTTCCGCCTGAGCGCCTTCAAGACTCATCTGCAGAGGTGGCTCAAGACAG ATGGCCTGATCACTCCGCACAAGTTCCAAAAGCAACTACAAGACATGGTGGCCGGAGACGCGTACTTACCCGACATCTCTGTGAGCAGACCCTCGTCTAGAGTGCATTGGGCTATACGG GTGCCGGACGACGACACACAGAGTATCTACGTGTGGCTGGACGCGCTTGTCAACTACCTGACGGTGGGGGGGTAcccgcgcccccccgcgcccctgCACCCCCCTGACCTGCACGTGCTGGGGAAGGACATACTCAA ATTCCACGGCATATACTGGCCGGCATTCCTAATGGCGATCAAATGGCACCCGCCGCGCGCCATCTTGTGCCACGGACACTGGACAGTCGACGGGGCCAAGATGTCCAAGTCTCTACACAATGTGGTCAGTCCACGGGACAGTGAAGTGGGCAGTGAGGGCCTGAGGTACTTCCTGTTGAGCGAACACACGCTGCATAGTGATGCCA ACTACAGCACAACAAAGCTAATCAACACCGTCAACGCATCCCTGGCCGACACTCTCGGCAACCTAATGTCGCGGTGCTCGGGGCCGGCGTTGAACCCGCGCGGGGAGctgcccccgccgccccccgcggcccccgccgccgcccgaccGCTAATAGATGCCGTCACCGAGTTGCCAG AGAAATGCCACCACTTCTACAGCAACTACCAATTCTACAAGGCGGTGGACTCAGTCATAGAGGTACTCCACATGGCCAACCTCTACTTCGAAGAACAGAAACCCTGGGAGCTCCGCAAAAGGATAGAATGCCAGAAAGACCTAGATGACATCCTACATATAACCATGGAAACGCTTAGGGTTTGCGGGATCATTCTACAGCCTATCATCCCGGAGTTATCGACCAAACTGCTGGATAAACTGTCGGTGCCAAAAGATGAGAGGACTTGGGAGCATTGTGAAAAGATGTCTTGGTTGGAAACGGGGGCCATTCGTGAGATGAGGCATATTCAGAGCGGCAAGTTTGTTCTGTTCCAACGGGTTTATACGGATAAGGATAAGAAAACCGCCAAGGAGAAGAAAGCTAATGTGTAA
- the LOC105398825 gene encoding 3-oxoacyl-[acyl-carrier-protein] reductase — translation MSFKDKVVIVTGASSGIGAATAVELCRQGAAVVLAARNPGKLAAVRARCAAAGPPPLLLPTELVNEAELKNLVDKTVEKYGRIDVLINNAGFGSETPFEDPNAVKVFDDIISLNLRAVVQLTHLALPHLIKSKGNVVNISSVAALSPIKDMFAYCTAKAGLDHFSRCIASELAPKGVRVNVVNPGPVRTDFVENMGKEEVGKFYENIGQMMPLKRVSEPEEITDVILFLASEKARGVTGSSWVTDDGYMIK, via the coding sequence ATGAGTTTCAAAGACAAGGTGGTGATAGTGACCGGCGCCAGTTCGGGCATCGGGGCGGCCACCGCCGTGGAGCTGTGTCGCCAGGGAGCGGCCGTGGTGCTGGCGGCGAGGAACCCGGGCAAGCTGGCGGCGGTGCGCGCgcgctgcgccgccgccggcccgccgccgctgctgctGCCAACAGAGCTCGTCAACGAGGCAGAGCTTAAGAACCTCGTTGATAAAACTGTGGAGAAATACGGGAGGATCGACGTCTTGATCAACAACGCTGGCTTCGGTTCGGAAACCCCGTTCGAAGACCCGAACGCAGTGAAAGTTTTCGATGATATTATCAGCTTGAATTTGCGCGCTGTCGTCCAGTTAACCCATCTGGCGTTGCCGCATTTGATTAAAAGCAAAGGCAATGTGGTGAACATTTCCAGCGTCGCTGCTCTCAGTCCGATAAAGGATATGTTCGCGTACTGCACCGCTAAGGCCGGTTTGGACCACTTCTCCCGGTGCATCGCGTCAGAACTGGCTCCTAAAGGGGTGAGAGTCAACGTGGTGAACCCGGGACCAGTGAGAACTGACTTCGTGGAGAATATGGGCAAGGAAGAGGTTGGGAAGTTCTACGAAAATATAGGCCAGATGATGCCGCTGAAGAGAGTGTCGGAGCCGGAAGAAATAACAgatgttattttgtttttggcCAGTGAAAAAGCTAGGGGAGTCACTGGGTCCAGCTGGGTCACCGACGACGGGTACATGATCAAGtaa
- the LOC105398824 gene encoding nicotinamide/nicotinic acid mononucleotide adenylyltransferase 1 isoform X1: MTQGKVVLMACGSFSPPTYMHLRMFEIARDHINSSGMETVVGGIMSPVHDAYGKKDLVTANHRIAMLKLALKSSDWIKVSEWETRQSGWTRTRLSLAYHQDALNNYSLYQNNSEGCMSWMPDDILNVNNMNGLDEPDNYQSLNGNPPSPDARGARGARGVAVRLLCGADLLESSATPGLWADDDIEAIVGRHGLVVITRSGSNPDKFIYDSDLLYKHRRNITLITNHIPNEVSSTVLRRLVRRGHSARYLTADPVLEYIRVHALYSPPPTHTEYNLLHDMIAKYDQKLPQDTIMTSPEEANFKNILISIRDKPHIVDETITVKKPRKTHYLLPYTHTDFVSPIDSKPKQAFIDKVPATYVPGKAVKIVSEKSHDEKVSFAESTYSSLDSYLSAKDDVDAELYKRRVSEGNVDAAVPKDTIKKRCSSSTIKKLTGKKNENIKKSRSEVSKLCEKMRNAKLREKDGRNYKTRSCNDIVRLVLTKHGIHVISDTEAIV; encoded by the exons ATGACGCAAGGAAAAGTAGTTTTAATGGCTTGCGGCAGTTTCAGCCCTCCAACCTACATGCACTTGCGAATGTTCG AAATAGCGAGAGACCACATAAACTCCTCGGGAATGGAGACAGTGGTTGGAGGGATCATGTCTCCCGTACATGATGCCTATGGGAAGAAAGACCTAGTCACTGCTAATCATAG GATAGCGATGCTGAAGCTGGCTCTCAAGTCCTCGGACTGGATCAAGGTGTCGGAGTGGGAGACCAGGCAGTCGGGCTGGACCAGGACCCGGCTGTCGCTGGCCTACCATCAG GATGCCCTCAACAATTACAGCCTCTACCAGAACAACTCTGAAGGCTGTATGTCGTGGATGCCGGATGATATCCTCAATGTTAATAACATGAATGG TCTCGACGAGCCAGACAACTACCAGTCCCTAAACGGCAACCCCCCGTCCCCGgacgcgcggggg gcgcggggggcgcggggggtcGCCGTGCGGCTGCTCTGCGGCGCCGACCTGCTGGAGAGCTCCGCGACCCCCGGCCTGTGGGCCGACGACGAT ATAGAGGCGATAGTCGGTCGGCACGGGTTAGTCGTCATCACTCGTAGTGGCAGCAACCCAGACAAGTTTATCTACGACTCGGATCTCCTCTACAAACATAGG CGCAACATAACCCTAATAACCAACCACATCCCCAACGAGGTCAGCTCAACTGTCCTACGCCGGCTCGTGCGCCGCGGCCACAGCGCGCGCTACCTGACCGCCGACCCCGTGCTCGAGTACATCCGAGTACACGCGCTGTACTCACCGCCGCCGACCCACAC TGAGTACAATCTACTACACGACATGATCGCTAAATACGACCAAAAGTTACCCCAAGACACCATCATGACGTCTCCAGAAGAAGCCAACTTCAAAAACATACTCATATCCATCAGAGACAAACCCCACATCGTAGATGAGACCATAACGGTCAAGAAACCACGTAAAACTCACTATCTTCTACCCTACACACATACAGACTTCGTCAGCCCTATTGATAGCAAGCCGAAACAGGCTTTTATTGATAAAGTCCCGGCCACATACGTCCCCGGGAAAGCAGTGAAGATTGTGAGCGAAAAATCGCACGACGAAAAGGTGAGTTTCGCCGAAAGCACGTATTCGTCTTTGGACAGCTATTTGTCGGCGAAAGACGATGTCGATGCCGAATTGTACAAGCGTAGGGTGAGCGAGGGTAATGTGGACGCGGCCGTTCCAAAAGACACGATAAAAAAACGCTGTTCGTCATCAACTATTAAGAAACTCACGGGTAAAAAGAATGAGAATATCAAAAAGTCACGGTCGGAAGTGAGTAAGTTGTGCGAAAAGATGAGGAATGCTAAGTTGAGAGAGAAGGATGGCAGGAATTATAAGACGCGTAGTTGCAATGACATTGTCAGGTTGGTGCTGACGAAGCATGGCATACATGTCATTAGCGATACCGAGGCTATAGTTTAA